One segment of Thermosynechococcus sp. HN-54 DNA contains the following:
- the ftsH3 gene encoding ATP-dependent zinc metalloprotease FtsH3, with the protein MNKQWRNAGLYVLLAIVVLALATAFFDRQPTTKQTWPYSEFIEQVENQQITKVSITPDRSQAQAITQDGTRVLVNLPNDPELLDILTSNNVDIAVLPQSNDGFWFRALSSLLVPIGLLVLLFFLLRRAQAGPGNQAMNFGKSRARVQMEPQTQVTFNDVAGIDQAKLELGEVVEFLKYADRFTEVGAKIPKGVLLVGPPGTGKTLLARAVAGEAGVPFFSISGSEFVEMFVGVGASRVRDLFEQAKANAPCIVFIDEIDAVGRQRGAGLGGGNDEREQTLNQLLTEMDGFEGNTGIIIIAATNRPDVLDAALLRPGRFDRQVVVDRPDYKGRLDILKVHARGKTLAKDVDLDKIARRTPGFTGADLSNLLNEAAILAARRNLTEISMDEINDAIDRVLAGPEKKDRVMSERRKKLVAYHEAGHALVGALMPDYDPVQKVSIIPRGRAGGLTWFTPNEDQMDSGLYSRSYLQNQMAVALGGRIAEEIVFGEDEVTTGASNDLQQVARVARQMVTRFGMSDRLGPVALGRQTGNVFLGRDIMAERDFSEETAATIDDEVRNLVEQAYRRAKEVLVNNRHVLDQIAQVLIEKETIDAEELQSILDRNDVKMATIP; encoded by the coding sequence GTGAATAAACAATGGCGAAATGCAGGTTTATACGTTCTTCTTGCAATCGTGGTGCTGGCCTTGGCCACTGCCTTCTTTGATCGCCAACCCACGACCAAACAAACTTGGCCCTACAGTGAGTTCATTGAACAGGTTGAAAATCAGCAAATCACCAAAGTCAGTATTACCCCGGACCGCTCGCAAGCCCAAGCCATTACCCAAGATGGCACGCGAGTGCTAGTCAATCTGCCTAATGATCCTGAATTGCTGGACATTCTCACCAGCAACAATGTGGACATCGCCGTCTTGCCCCAAAGCAATGATGGCTTCTGGTTCCGTGCTCTAAGTAGCCTCTTGGTTCCTATTGGCCTGTTGGTGCTGCTGTTTTTCCTGCTGCGGCGCGCTCAAGCGGGTCCCGGCAACCAAGCAATGAACTTTGGTAAGTCGCGAGCACGGGTGCAGATGGAACCCCAAACCCAAGTGACCTTTAATGATGTGGCTGGCATTGATCAGGCCAAGCTGGAACTGGGCGAGGTCGTGGAATTCCTCAAGTATGCCGATCGCTTTACGGAAGTAGGCGCCAAAATCCCCAAGGGCGTCCTTCTTGTCGGTCCGCCCGGAACAGGCAAAACCCTCCTTGCGCGCGCGGTGGCTGGTGAAGCAGGCGTTCCCTTCTTCTCGATTTCCGGTTCTGAGTTTGTGGAAATGTTTGTGGGGGTGGGTGCCTCGCGGGTACGTGACCTTTTTGAGCAAGCCAAGGCCAATGCCCCCTGTATTGTCTTTATTGATGAGATTGATGCTGTCGGTCGCCAGCGCGGTGCCGGCCTAGGGGGAGGCAATGATGAACGGGAGCAAACCCTCAACCAATTGCTGACGGAAATGGATGGTTTTGAGGGGAATACCGGCATCATTATTATTGCTGCAACGAACCGTCCGGATGTGTTGGATGCAGCCCTGTTGCGGCCGGGGCGTTTTGACCGTCAAGTGGTGGTGGATCGTCCCGATTACAAGGGTCGCCTCGATATTCTCAAAGTCCATGCCCGTGGCAAGACCCTTGCTAAAGATGTGGATCTGGACAAAATTGCGCGGCGCACCCCTGGCTTTACCGGTGCGGATCTGTCGAACCTACTCAATGAAGCGGCCATTCTTGCTGCCCGCCGTAACCTTACCGAAATCTCGATGGATGAGATTAACGATGCCATTGATCGCGTCCTCGCAGGGCCTGAGAAGAAAGACCGCGTCATGAGCGAACGTCGCAAGAAGTTAGTCGCCTACCATGAAGCCGGTCATGCCCTCGTGGGTGCCCTCATGCCCGACTACGATCCCGTGCAAAAGGTGAGCATTATTCCCCGTGGACGCGCCGGCGGTCTCACATGGTTTACCCCCAATGAGGATCAGATGGATTCCGGCCTCTACAGCCGCTCCTACCTCCAAAACCAAATGGCTGTTGCCCTTGGGGGGCGCATTGCTGAGGAAATTGTCTTTGGCGAAGATGAGGTAACCACGGGTGCTTCCAACGACCTGCAACAGGTGGCACGGGTGGCACGGCAAATGGTGACTCGCTTTGGTATGAGCGATCGCCTAGGGCCTGTGGCTTTGGGACGGCAAACGGGGAATGTCTTCCTTGGCCGCGATATTATGGCAGAACGGGACTTCTCCGAGGAAACGGCTGCCACGATTGATGACGAAGTGCGCAACTTGGTGGAGCAAGCCTATCGCCGTGCCAAAGAGGTGTTGGTGAACAACCGTCACGTCCTTGACCAAATTGCCCAAGTGCTCATTGAAAAAGAAACAATCGATGCCGAGGAACTCCAAAGCATTCTTGATCGCAACGACGTGAAGATGGCAACAATTCCCTAG
- a CDS encoding BCD family MFS transporter produces the protein MATRSAAAPPPLPLWVMFRLGLFQMGLGMMSILVLGVLNRILIKELAVPATLVTLTIAMHQFVSPVRVWFGQLSDAHPIGGYHRTGYVWGGALAFTLVTYAIVQVIWQVGQSLDQAGWSLVTQGWIGLLGLLFAAYGICVSSSSTPFAALLVDVSEEEDRGKLVGIVWSMLTVGIVVGAILSSVLLRQLELDTPVERLQESVNRLFLVVLTVVFALAIASTWGVEAKYSRYHVRSRACDNPENITLGRALKILTANSQTWRFFLFLVLMTLSLFIQEPILEPFGGEVFGMTIAETTRLNAYWGMGTLVGLSFTGFLIVPRLGKIRTTTYGCWGVALMFLLLIISGVTQQVWLFQLQLFLFGIAAGVTTTGALSLMLDLTAAETAGTFIGAWGLAQAIARGSATVVGGTALDIGRQLFGVPILAYGFVFCLPMLGMLAAVLLLKRVDVSQFRQQSQVAIAKVLAEDLE, from the coding sequence ATGGCCACTCGTTCTGCCGCTGCACCCCCCCCTCTGCCCCTGTGGGTCATGTTTCGCTTGGGTCTCTTTCAGATGGGACTGGGCATGATGTCGATTCTGGTGTTGGGGGTGCTCAACCGCATCTTGATCAAGGAATTGGCGGTGCCGGCCACATTGGTGACCCTGACGATCGCCATGCATCAATTTGTTTCACCAGTGCGGGTGTGGTTTGGTCAACTGTCGGATGCCCATCCCATTGGCGGCTATCATCGCACGGGGTATGTTTGGGGTGGGGCTTTGGCCTTTACCTTGGTCACCTACGCGATTGTTCAGGTGATCTGGCAGGTGGGGCAAAGTTTAGATCAAGCGGGCTGGAGTCTGGTTACCCAAGGGTGGATTGGCCTATTGGGATTGCTCTTTGCCGCCTATGGCATCTGTGTTAGTAGTAGCTCAACCCCCTTTGCCGCCTTGCTGGTGGATGTCTCCGAAGAGGAGGATCGCGGCAAATTAGTGGGCATTGTCTGGTCCATGTTGACCGTGGGCATTGTGGTTGGTGCCATCCTCAGTAGTGTGCTGCTGCGGCAGTTGGAGTTGGATACACCGGTTGAACGCCTGCAAGAAAGTGTGAATCGCCTCTTTTTGGTAGTTTTGACGGTGGTTTTTGCGCTGGCGATCGCGAGCACTTGGGGGGTTGAGGCCAAGTATTCCCGCTACCATGTGCGCAGTCGTGCCTGTGACAACCCGGAAAACATTACCCTTGGTCGCGCCCTGAAAATTCTCACCGCCAACTCCCAAACGTGGCGCTTTTTTCTCTTCCTTGTCCTGATGACCCTAAGTTTATTTATTCAGGAACCGATTCTTGAACCCTTTGGCGGTGAAGTTTTTGGCATGACGATCGCCGAAACTACTCGCTTGAATGCCTACTGGGGCATGGGCACCCTTGTGGGTCTAAGTTTCACGGGATTTTTGATTGTGCCCCGCCTCGGCAAGATCCGCACCACCACCTATGGCTGTTGGGGGGTGGCCTTGATGTTCTTACTCCTGATCATTTCAGGGGTCACGCAGCAGGTGTGGCTCTTTCAGTTGCAGCTCTTTCTCTTTGGCATTGCCGCTGGGGTGACAACGACGGGTGCCCTCAGTCTGATGCTGGACTTAACAGCAGCGGAAACCGCCGGTACCTTTATTGGGGCGTGGGGGCTTGCTCAGGCGATCGCGCGGGGATCGGCCACCGTTGTCGGCGGAACAGCACTCGATATTGGTCGTCAACTCTTTGGGGTGCCGATCTTGGCCTATGGTTTTGTTTTTTGTCTGCCAATGTTGGGAATGCTGGCCGCTGTCTTGCTTCTAAAACGAGTGGATGTGAGTCAATTTCGCCAACAATCTCAGGTGGCGATCGCCAAGGTTCTGGCCGAGGACTTGGAATAA
- a CDS encoding DUF29 domain-containing protein has protein sequence MKQQYDQDYSAWIAETVALLRQRRWQELDLPHLIAEVEDLGKSERRAINSQLTRLLLHLLKWQYQPQRRSDSWLDSITDARTQIELTIADSPSLRDYPASQLSTSYERARRQAAEQTGLPLSTFPETCPYPPERVLTQNWLPETDT, from the coding sequence ATGAAGCAGCAATACGACCAAGATTACAGTGCGTGGATTGCAGAAACAGTGGCATTATTGCGACAAAGACGATGGCAAGAGTTGGATCTGCCCCATCTCATTGCTGAGGTAGAAGACTTGGGCAAAAGTGAACGGCGTGCCATCAATAGCCAGTTAACTCGTCTGCTGCTACACCTCTTAAAGTGGCAATATCAACCCCAGCGCCGCTCCGATAGTTGGTTGGATTCGATCACGGATGCCCGCACTCAAATTGAGCTAACCATAGCTGATAGTCCTAGCTTGCGGGATTACCCAGCCAGCCAACTTTCCACAAGCTATGAACGCGCTCGCCGCCAAGCAGCAGAGCAAACGGGTTTACCGCTGAGCACCTTTCCTGAAACTTGTCCTTATCCCCCAGAGAGGGTTTTGACCCAGAATTGGCTCCCCGAAACCGACACTTAG
- the menD gene encoding 2-succinyl-5-enolpyruvyl-6-hydroxy-3-cyclohexene-1-carboxylic-acid synthase has protein sequence MILTENLNVLWASVLFETLYRLGLRTVVLSPGSRSGPLAIAAAAHSHLEALPILDERSAAFFALGLVQQQGRPVALVCTSGTAAANFYPAIIEASLSHLPLIVLTADRPPELRFCQAGQAIDQVHLYGHAVRHYRELSLPELALLPYLRQTLCHSWQTALWPDPGPVHLNIPLRDPLDLRSEANFHGALPKNFFDQVQPFVPPRVVTSLPWQTWQQMQRGLIIAGPSHGVDSLAEATAIDRLSRFLQWPVLADALSSARGLPHGITHYDLLLRDAHLREYLRPEAVIQLGPLPTSKALREWLSTCDPLIWCLDPTGDNNNPLHGRCQTLAIAPQSVDCPPDPLPPNPYLKDWQDQDQRVHEQLKRTFEAIDWFCEAKLIYHLPQWLPSQTAIFVASSMPVRDVESVWRVSDRRHRFYFNRGANGIDGTLSSALGVAHRGQPTLLITGDLACLHDTNGWLITPQLQGCLTVLLINNNGGGIFEHLPIRQFDPPFETFFATPQAVNFAQLAAAYGIPYHCLQNWADVQTQLSLDPWPKIRLLEFKSDRQQNAQWRQQVLAQLGI, from the coding sequence ATGATTCTCACTGAAAATCTAAATGTCCTCTGGGCGAGCGTCCTCTTTGAAACCCTCTACCGGTTGGGACTGCGGACAGTCGTTCTCTCGCCAGGATCACGTTCGGGACCGCTAGCGATCGCGGCTGCTGCCCATTCCCATCTTGAGGCCTTGCCAATTCTTGATGAACGCTCGGCAGCTTTTTTTGCCCTTGGCCTTGTCCAACAGCAGGGACGACCGGTTGCTCTTGTCTGCACTTCAGGCACTGCTGCTGCTAATTTCTATCCCGCGATTATTGAAGCAAGCCTCAGTCATTTACCGTTAATTGTGCTGACCGCCGATCGCCCCCCCGAATTGCGCTTTTGCCAAGCGGGGCAAGCCATTGATCAGGTGCATCTCTATGGTCACGCGGTACGTCACTATCGCGAACTGAGTCTGCCGGAACTTGCTTTGCTGCCCTATCTGCGGCAAACCCTCTGCCATAGCTGGCAAACTGCCCTCTGGCCAGATCCGGGGCCAGTACATTTGAATATTCCCCTGCGGGATCCCCTTGACCTGCGATCTGAGGCAAATTTTCATGGGGCACTGCCAAAGAACTTTTTTGATCAGGTGCAGCCCTTTGTGCCGCCTCGCGTTGTCACGTCTCTCCCTTGGCAAACATGGCAACAGATGCAGCGGGGGTTAATTATTGCAGGGCCTAGTCATGGGGTGGATTCTCTGGCGGAAGCTACCGCGATTGATCGCCTGAGTCGGTTTCTGCAGTGGCCAGTGCTTGCCGATGCCCTCTCCTCAGCACGGGGACTGCCCCACGGTATTACCCATTACGATCTGCTGCTGCGAGATGCCCACCTACGGGAATACCTGCGTCCTGAGGCAGTGATTCAACTGGGACCGCTGCCCACCAGTAAAGCTCTGCGGGAGTGGCTGAGTACCTGCGATCCCCTGATCTGGTGCCTTGACCCCACGGGAGATAACAACAATCCCCTCCATGGCCGCTGTCAGACGTTGGCGATCGCCCCCCAATCGGTGGACTGCCCCCCCGACCCCCTGCCCCCCAACCCCTACCTCAAGGACTGGCAAGACCAAGACCAACGAGTGCATGAGCAACTGAAGCGGACATTTGAGGCCATTGATTGGTTCTGTGAGGCCAAGTTGATTTACCATCTGCCGCAGTGGTTGCCATCGCAAACGGCAATTTTTGTTGCCAGTAGTATGCCTGTGCGCGATGTTGAGAGTGTTTGGCGGGTCAGCGATCGCCGCCATCGCTTTTACTTTAATCGGGGTGCCAACGGTATTGATGGCACATTATCTAGTGCTCTCGGGGTTGCCCATCGCGGTCAACCGACCCTCTTGATCACTGGGGATTTGGCCTGCTTGCACGATACCAATGGTTGGCTGATCACGCCCCAGTTGCAGGGGTGTCTAACTGTACTGCTGATCAATAATAACGGCGGTGGTATCTTTGAGCACCTACCGATTCGGCAGTTTGATCCACCCTTTGAAACCTTTTTTGCCACACCCCAAGCGGTCAATTTTGCGCAGCTTGCAGCAGCCTACGGCATTCCCTATCACTGCTTGCAGAACTGGGCGGATGTGCAAACCCAACTTTCCCTCGACCCTTGGCCAAAGATACGACTTTTGGAATTCAAGAGCGATCGCCAGCAAAATGCCCAATGGCGACAGCAGGTACTGGCTCAGCTTGGGATTTGA
- a CDS encoding peptidylprolyl isomerase: MVLGVLLLVSCASLSSVADTSSIPGAQSPTPMANLPRLNGDATVVLTVNDRPITIQVKGDAAPITAGNFVDLVNRGVYDGTIFHRVVREPRPFVVQGGDPQTKDPSVSPQLYGTGSFIDPATNRPRYIPLEILGQGSDTPTYSQAGKVSPVLTHTRGAVAMARSQLPDSASAQFYIALDQLDFLDGNYAVFGYVTDGMDVVDTIQQGDRLQSAKVVAGLENLQQP; encoded by the coding sequence ATGGTGCTCGGTGTGCTTCTGCTGGTGAGTTGCGCGTCACTCTCCTCAGTGGCTGACACGAGTTCAATTCCAGGAGCACAAAGCCCAACCCCTATGGCCAATTTACCTCGACTCAATGGCGATGCAACGGTCGTGCTGACGGTCAACGATCGCCCGATTACGATTCAAGTGAAGGGGGATGCTGCCCCGATTACTGCTGGCAATTTTGTGGATTTAGTGAATCGCGGCGTCTATGATGGCACGATCTTTCACCGTGTGGTTCGTGAACCCCGACCCTTTGTGGTTCAAGGGGGTGATCCCCAAACCAAAGACCCCAGTGTGTCACCACAACTCTATGGCACCGGTTCATTCATTGACCCAGCAACCAACCGCCCCCGCTATATTCCCCTAGAAATTCTGGGTCAGGGCAGCGATACGCCTACCTATAGCCAAGCGGGCAAAGTCTCACCCGTCCTCACCCATACCCGTGGCGCAGTGGCCATGGCGCGATCGCAACTGCCTGATTCAGCCTCGGCGCAATTTTACATTGCCCTTGATCAACTGGATTTTCTGGATGGCAATTACGCCGTTTTTGGCTATGTCACCGATGGTATGGACGTGGTGGACACCATCCAACAGGGCGATCGCCTGCAATCCGCTAAGGTTGTGGCCGGTTTGGAAAATTTACAGCAGCCATAG
- the hisB gene encoding imidazoleglycerol-phosphate dehydratase HisB, with amino-acid sequence MNDSLLSNGHAPLLRQATVDRQTKETSVHVELFLDGNGRADNHTGIPFLDHMLDQICSHGLVDLRVQATGDTHIDDHHTNEDVGITLGMALDQALGDRRGINRFGHFVAPLDESLVEVALDFSGRPHLSYGLQIPTQRVGTYDTQLVREFFVALVNHSRMTLHIRQLDGINSHHIIEATFKAFARALRMAIAIDPRRSQQIPSSKGVIQA; translated from the coding sequence ATGAACGACTCTCTCCTCAGTAATGGCCACGCGCCGCTGCTGCGCCAAGCCACAGTCGATCGCCAGACCAAAGAAACCAGCGTTCACGTTGAACTGTTTCTCGATGGCAATGGTCGAGCGGATAATCACACGGGTATTCCCTTTTTAGATCACATGCTCGATCAGATTTGCTCCCACGGTTTAGTGGATCTGCGGGTGCAGGCCACAGGCGACACCCATATTGATGACCACCACACCAACGAGGATGTGGGGATTACCTTAGGAATGGCGCTGGATCAGGCGTTGGGCGATCGCCGGGGTATTAATCGCTTTGGCCACTTTGTAGCGCCGCTTGATGAAAGCCTCGTGGAAGTTGCCCTAGACTTTTCTGGGCGTCCCCACCTCAGCTATGGGTTGCAGATTCCCACCCAGCGAGTTGGCACCTATGATACGCAACTGGTGCGGGAATTTTTCGTTGCCTTGGTGAACCACAGCCGCATGACGCTGCACATTCGCCAACTGGACGGCATTAACTCCCACCACATTATTGAAGCAACCTTCAAAGCCTTTGCCCGTGCCCTACGGATGGCGATCGCCATTGACCCGCGCCGCAGTCAGCAGATTCCCAGTTCTAAGGGGGTCATTCAAGCCTAG
- a CDS encoding DUF2062 domain-containing protein, which translates to MMRLSFSQLSRQPRWFHSWRRSLRYYYLRLMRSHSSTESIARGLGAGVFAGMLPLFGGQMLIAVSVAFLVRGNKPLAALATWVSNPFTYVPLFWFNFQVGWWLMGQPSLSFGEWQSWEKLLEQGGQMATILIFGSVWVGVIAGLLTYALCLRLLPTLRQRFRRRSAMAAVNFPNRPQP; encoded by the coding sequence ATGATGCGGTTGTCTTTTTCCCAGCTTTCTCGACAGCCTCGTTGGTTCCATTCTTGGCGACGATCGCTCCGCTATTACTATCTGCGCTTAATGCGCTCCCACAGTAGCACCGAGAGTATTGCCCGTGGTTTAGGGGCGGGCGTCTTTGCTGGCATGCTGCCCCTGTTTGGCGGTCAAATGCTCATTGCCGTTAGTGTCGCATTCCTCGTGCGTGGGAATAAGCCCTTGGCAGCCCTTGCAACGTGGGTGAGTAACCCCTTCACCTATGTGCCCTTGTTTTGGTTTAACTTTCAGGTGGGTTGGTGGTTGATGGGGCAGCCTTCCCTGTCCTTTGGTGAATGGCAGTCTTGGGAAAAGCTCCTAGAACAGGGGGGGCAAATGGCAACGATTCTAATTTTTGGTAGTGTTTGGGTGGGGGTGATTGCTGGGTTGCTCACCTACGCCCTGTGTTTGCGACTGCTACCCACCCTGCGACAACGCTTTCGCCGTCGTTCTGCTATGGCTGCTGTAAATTTTCCAAACCGGCCACAACCTTAG
- a CDS encoding MFS transporter, whose translation MGINLRSPLFIVLLTIVIDRLGESLIFPILPFLVERFKFDALSLTLLFSAFAAAQFIAAPLLGALSDHWGRRPVLLICIAGTALSYILFAVATVPWLLFVSRIIDGLTGGVVSTAQAYIADTSAPADRAKNFGLTGAAFGIGFIFGPAIGGSLAAIDLTLPIWFAAVLALVNVVLAYFILPESLPQRQRSPLTLKSFALQQQWLELFNQRTLQALLMAFFIFNFAFAGFTSIFVLFLKRQLGWGPPQAGIIFVIIGLVSTIVQAGLIRSLIPRFGEQRLSLGGLLLVALVLLGIAAVPSAGGLSVPLLYGCVVGLAFGVGIMLPSLRGVISNRVRDQDQGKIIGASQSLQSVAGIAGPAWAGWVFDRWGGVAPAWQSSVMMAIALGFLTLGLSKPKRATPSSL comes from the coding sequence ATGGGGATAAACCTGCGCTCACCATTATTCATTGTTTTGCTCACAATTGTCATCGACCGTTTGGGTGAGAGCCTCATTTTCCCCATTTTGCCCTTCCTCGTGGAGCGATTTAAATTTGATGCGTTGAGCTTGACGCTGTTATTTTCTGCCTTTGCTGCTGCTCAATTTATTGCTGCTCCCCTTTTGGGTGCTCTCTCGGATCACTGGGGACGTCGTCCGGTGTTGCTGATTTGCATTGCCGGTACTGCCCTGTCCTACATTCTCTTTGCTGTGGCGACGGTCCCTTGGCTGCTCTTTGTCTCGCGGATTATTGATGGTCTCACTGGAGGGGTGGTTTCAACCGCTCAGGCCTATATTGCCGACACTTCAGCGCCGGCAGATCGAGCGAAGAACTTTGGCCTCACGGGGGCAGCTTTTGGCATTGGCTTCATTTTTGGGCCAGCGATCGGGGGCAGCCTTGCGGCGATCGATCTCACGTTGCCGATTTGGTTTGCAGCGGTCTTGGCTCTAGTGAACGTAGTCTTGGCCTATTTCATCTTGCCGGAGTCCTTGCCCCAACGTCAGCGATCGCCCCTGACCCTAAAGAGCTTTGCCTTGCAGCAGCAGTGGTTGGAGCTATTCAATCAACGCACCCTCCAAGCCTTACTCATGGCCTTTTTTATCTTTAACTTTGCCTTTGCTGGCTTTACCAGTATCTTCGTCCTCTTTTTGAAGCGGCAGTTAGGCTGGGGACCCCCACAGGCGGGAATCATTTTTGTGATTATTGGACTTGTGAGTACGATTGTGCAGGCGGGCTTAATTCGCTCATTGATTCCGCGGTTTGGTGAGCAGCGCTTGAGCCTAGGGGGACTCCTCCTCGTGGCCTTGGTATTGTTGGGGATTGCGGCGGTGCCCAGTGCAGGTGGTTTGAGTGTGCCCTTGCTCTATGGGTGTGTGGTGGGTTTGGCCTTTGGGGTGGGCATCATGTTGCCCTCGCTGCGGGGGGTGATCTCCAATCGCGTGCGCGATCAGGATCAGGGGAAAATTATTGGCGCTAGTCAATCGCTCCAGAGTGTGGCAGGGATTGCTGGCCCGGCATGGGCAGGGTGGGTCTTCGATCGCTGGGGTGGGGTGGCGCCCGCTTGGCAAAGCAGTGTGATGATGGCGATCGCCCTCGGCTTTCTGACGCTCGGATTGTCGAAGCCCAAGAGGGCAACCCCTAGCAGTCTCTAA
- a CDS encoding pentapeptide repeat-containing protein: MLDLDTCYRVLELEPGATLEEINRAYRDLVFIWHPDRIPKDNTRLIEKAQEKIKQFNEAREQLRQHIARHGSQTSQRAASQRQTYHSSPPPRYQSNPYTYRSYHPPREPQQSAHQAYSQHHNHTYGTYQRQRTAAPPPPEPPRTTPPHKDMSGINLQGANLSEKDFEGRNLSHANLSYADLSDAFLHRVILHRANLRHANLFRANLLQADLSYADLQEANLIGADLSGADLRGADLRGAKMSQGNRLLVKLTGARLTGAIMPDGHVHT; the protein is encoded by the coding sequence ATGCTCGATTTGGACACCTGCTATCGGGTACTGGAGTTAGAACCGGGGGCAACCCTAGAGGAAATTAACCGGGCTTATCGGGATTTGGTGTTTATTTGGCATCCCGATCGCATCCCCAAGGACAACACCCGCCTCATTGAAAAGGCACAAGAGAAAATTAAGCAGTTCAATGAAGCGCGCGAGCAACTGCGACAGCATATTGCCAGACACGGCAGCCAAACCTCCCAGCGGGCTGCTAGCCAGCGGCAAACCTATCATTCCTCACCCCCGCCGCGCTATCAGTCAAATCCCTACACCTATCGCAGCTATCACCCACCCCGTGAACCGCAGCAAAGCGCGCACCAAGCCTATAGCCAACACCACAACCATACCTACGGCACCTATCAGCGCCAACGCACAGCCGCGCCCCCGCCTCCAGAGCCACCCCGCACGACGCCGCCCCACAAGGATATGTCGGGGATCAATTTACAGGGGGCAAACCTGAGTGAAAAGGACTTTGAAGGGCGCAATCTCAGCCATGCCAATCTCAGCTATGCCGATCTCAGTGATGCCTTTTTGCATCGGGTGATTCTCCACCGCGCCAACCTGCGCCATGCCAATCTGTTCCGTGCCAATTTACTGCAAGCGGATCTCAGCTATGCTGACCTGCAAGAGGCCAATCTCATTGGGGCTGACTTAAGTGGTGCCGATCTGCGGGGGGCTGATCTCCGCGGAGCCAAAATGAGCCAAGGCAACCGCCTCTTGGTTAAGCTCACTGGCGCGCGCCTTACGGGAGCAATTATGCCCGATGGCCATGTCCATACCTAG
- a CDS encoding cell division protein FtsQ/DivIB has product MVNPTPQGTTTHDAIRERRRQLQSKRRWRQLAGLWRTSVLLTLTGGLIWGLTLPDWIIRRPEQVVIRGNQLLKREALQAQLPLEYPESLLRLRPQEIIHTLETTLPLQRVTIARQLFPPTLIVEVQERKPVAVALCNQCWVMSETGRLQGPASRWLVDGLGFVAPVGSYQASAVKPMPTFLLQGYFVPVENPPRPQTLAVDGDRQQQWQQIHQILQQQDLPITGLDWRNEQNLIVQTPLVPVHLGVVQWNSPTFKKQLSALASLKQLPQYLDPRQMVFIDLVNPDEPLVQLRQQPTQQPLPRSN; this is encoded by the coding sequence ATGGTAAATCCCACCCCTCAGGGGACAACGACCCATGATGCCATTCGTGAACGCCGCCGCCAATTGCAAAGTAAACGCCGCTGGCGGCAACTGGCAGGGCTTTGGCGTACCAGTGTCCTCTTGACCTTAACGGGGGGGCTTATCTGGGGACTGACGCTGCCGGATTGGATTATCCGCCGCCCTGAGCAAGTGGTGATTCGTGGCAATCAACTGCTGAAGAGGGAAGCGTTGCAGGCACAATTGCCCCTTGAGTACCCCGAATCCCTCCTCCGTCTCCGTCCTCAGGAGATCATTCATACCCTTGAAACGACGCTACCGCTGCAACGGGTAACGATCGCCCGCCAACTCTTTCCACCGACGCTGATTGTTGAAGTCCAAGAACGTAAGCCTGTGGCAGTTGCTCTCTGCAATCAATGCTGGGTAATGAGTGAAACGGGTCGGCTACAAGGCCCTGCCAGTCGTTGGTTGGTGGATGGCCTCGGATTTGTGGCTCCTGTGGGTAGCTATCAAGCCAGTGCGGTGAAACCAATGCCCACGTTTCTGTTGCAGGGGTATTTTGTCCCCGTTGAGAATCCGCCGCGGCCGCAGACATTGGCGGTGGATGGCGATCGCCAGCAGCAGTGGCAGCAAATTCACCAGATTCTCCAGCAGCAGGATTTACCGATTACGGGTTTAGATTGGCGCAATGAACAGAATCTAATTGTCCAAACCCCTCTTGTCCCCGTTCACCTTGGGGTGGTGCAGTGGAATAGTCCCACCTTCAAGAAACAACTCAGTGCCCTAGCCAGTCTCAAGCAATTACCTCAGTACTTAGATCCTCGGCAAATGGTCTTTATTGATCTGGTGAACCCCGATGAACCCTTGGTGCAACTGCGGCAACAACCAACACAGCAGCCTCTTCCCCGCAGCAATTAA